One part of the Methylobacterium mesophilicum SR1.6/6 genome encodes these proteins:
- a CDS encoding branched-chain amino acid ABC transporter permease, which translates to MSDITIGGFPLDLLALQLVTGIALGAIYVLVGIGLSLIFGLMNVVNFAHGAFFMAGAYVGVFLYGYTGNFWLSLVAAPLAMGLLGLAVERVLVRPLYGRGIDDPLLLTFGLSYVMIEGVRIAFGLTGLPFGAPPELRGAVDIGIGYFPLYRLFLIGFALAVVGGLWLFIERTPFGLVIRAGARDPQIVQVLGIEIAKVWLAVFALGCALAGLAGILAAPLQGVTPEMGIPVLAEAFVVTVVGGMGSLGGAVLAGLLVGIVVAMTSLIAPDMTKMAIFALMALVLLVRPRGLLGRAGALG; encoded by the coding sequence TTGAGCGACATCACGATCGGCGGCTTCCCCCTCGATCTCCTCGCCCTTCAGCTCGTGACCGGCATCGCGCTGGGGGCGATCTACGTCCTCGTGGGCATCGGCCTGTCGCTGATCTTCGGGCTGATGAACGTGGTCAACTTCGCCCACGGCGCCTTCTTCATGGCTGGCGCCTATGTTGGGGTCTTCCTTTACGGCTACACCGGCAACTTCTGGCTGAGCCTCGTCGCGGCGCCGCTGGCGATGGGGCTCCTCGGGCTCGCCGTGGAGCGGGTGCTCGTGCGCCCCCTATACGGACGTGGCATCGACGACCCTCTGCTCCTCACCTTCGGCCTGTCCTACGTCATGATCGAGGGTGTGCGCATCGCCTTCGGGCTGACCGGGCTGCCCTTCGGGGCGCCGCCCGAGCTGCGCGGCGCGGTCGATATCGGCATCGGCTACTTCCCTCTCTACCGCCTGTTCCTGATCGGCTTCGCGTTGGCGGTGGTGGGCGGCCTGTGGCTGTTCATCGAGCGCACACCCTTCGGCCTCGTGATCCGGGCCGGCGCCCGAGACCCGCAGATCGTGCAGGTGCTCGGCATCGAGATCGCGAAGGTCTGGCTTGCGGTCTTCGCCCTCGGCTGCGCGCTCGCCGGGCTCGCCGGCATCCTCGCGGCGCCCCTCCAGGGCGTCACGCCCGAGATGGGGATCCCGGTGCTGGCCGAGGCCTTCGTTGTCACGGTGGTCGGCGGCATGGGCTCTCTGGGGGGCGCCGTGCTCGCCGGGCTGCTCGTCGGCATCGTCGTGGCGATGACGTCGCTCATCGCCCCCGACATGACCAAAATGGCGATCTTCGCCCTCATGGCCCTGGTGCTGCTGGTGCGCCCCCGAGGCCTGCTTGGCCGGGCCGGAGCCCTCGGATGA
- a CDS encoding ABC transporter substrate-binding protein, whose product MGTGFDRRRLLQGSAAASALALAAPALLRSAIAQGGPIRIGFPVPLTGAFGAEANDQVRAAQLAIKEFNEAGGFQGRNAELLVRDDKLNPGEAATRTLELIEKDKVNFLVGGLSAAVTLSTNNVARERGVIYNSISQSDAINEAKDFGRTTFHEALNPHMTAGAVGRYVFPKSGKRVAFLSADYAYGHEMMRGFKRAGEATGIEVVADIRHPIGASDYSAFLPRIAALKPDVLCLCNFGRDQVVSIQQATEFGLKRNTKLVAPVLLFTARKAGGDAFDGVIGGTSYYWRLEDSVPSAKAFNDRFRAAYNGAVPSDYGALGYAGVRSVLEGVKAAGSVETDKVVAAMENLKADFYKGPQSFRKCDHQSVQSVLIVEAKSKDMKTPDDVFTILGTEGPDERFLRGCDELGHKA is encoded by the coding sequence ATGGGAACGGGCTTCGACAGGCGCCGGCTGCTTCAGGGCAGCGCCGCCGCATCCGCGCTGGCGCTCGCCGCACCGGCGCTCCTGCGCTCCGCGATCGCGCAGGGAGGCCCGATCCGCATCGGCTTCCCGGTCCCGCTCACTGGCGCCTTCGGCGCCGAGGCGAACGACCAGGTGCGCGCTGCCCAGCTCGCCATCAAAGAGTTCAACGAGGCCGGTGGCTTCCAGGGCCGGAACGCCGAACTCCTCGTGCGCGACGACAAGCTCAACCCCGGCGAGGCAGCGACCCGGACTCTCGAACTCATCGAGAAGGACAAGGTCAACTTCCTGGTCGGCGGCCTCTCGGCGGCCGTGACCCTGTCGACCAACAACGTCGCCCGCGAGCGCGGCGTGATCTACAACTCGATCAGCCAGTCCGACGCGATCAACGAGGCCAAGGATTTCGGCCGCACCACCTTCCACGAGGCCCTGAACCCGCACATGACCGCGGGCGCGGTCGGCCGCTACGTCTTCCCGAAGTCGGGCAAACGGGTCGCCTTCCTCAGCGCCGACTACGCCTACGGCCACGAGATGATGCGCGGCTTCAAGCGCGCCGGCGAGGCCACAGGCATCGAGGTTGTGGCCGACATCCGCCACCCGATCGGCGCCTCCGACTACTCGGCCTTCCTGCCGCGGATCGCCGCCCTCAAGCCCGACGTGCTGTGCCTGTGCAATTTCGGCCGGGACCAGGTCGTCTCGATTCAGCAGGCCACCGAGTTCGGCCTGAAGCGTAATACCAAGCTAGTGGCGCCCGTCCTCCTCTTTACCGCCCGCAAGGCCGGCGGCGACGCCTTCGACGGTGTGATCGGCGGCACCTCCTACTACTGGCGCCTGGAGGACAGCGTGCCCTCCGCCAAGGCGTTCAACGACCGGTTCCGCGCCGCCTATAACGGCGCCGTGCCGTCCGATTACGGCGCGCTGGGCTATGCCGGCGTCCGCTCGGTGCTGGAGGGCGTGAAGGCCGCCGGGTCGGTCGAGACCGACAAGGTCGTGGCCGCGATGGAGAACCTGAAGGCCGATTTCTACAAGGGGCCGCAGAGCTTCCGGAAATGCGACCACCAGTCGGTCCAGTCGGTCCTGATCGTCGAGGCGAAATCGAAGGACATGAAGACGCCGGACGACGTCTTCACGATCCTCGGCACCGAGGGACCCGACGAGCGCTTCCTGCGCGGCTGCGACGAACTCGGCCACAAGGCGTGA
- a CDS encoding branched-chain amino acid ABC transporter permease gives MSARVPAPAVTEESALPATLPASRPGSGRTGRRLAWCGRHRVALTLVFLVVFPWIAPYQALAVNILVLGLYALGFNLLFGYTGLLSFGHAAFLGGGAYGCGIAIVHYGLHPAMALVAGTLLATGIAAVMGVLAIRTRGIYFAMTTLALSMCVYYAFYQAEAFTGGENGLRGINVPALTLPGLRLDLHDPVVKYYAVLAVVGVAVWLFSRLLSSPFGAALEAIRENEGRAQACGYDVRRMKLAAFVISGALCGLAGGIQAIHLSIVPIETMHYSTSGQAVMMALLGGMGTFFGPFVGAATFALLQDGLATVTSHWQLFVGAIFIGFVLFLPLGIWGEVLARLRRAGW, from the coding sequence ATGAGCGCCCGCGTCCCTGCCCCCGCCGTCACGGAGGAAAGCGCCTTGCCGGCGACCTTGCCGGCGTCCCGGCCGGGCTCCGGCCGGACCGGCCGCCGGCTGGCGTGGTGTGGCCGGCACCGCGTCGCCCTGACGCTCGTCTTCCTTGTCGTGTTTCCCTGGATCGCGCCCTACCAGGCGCTCGCCGTGAACATCCTGGTGCTCGGGCTCTACGCCCTCGGGTTCAACCTGCTGTTCGGCTATACCGGGCTCCTGTCCTTCGGCCACGCTGCCTTCCTGGGCGGCGGCGCTTACGGCTGCGGCATCGCCATCGTCCATTACGGGCTGCACCCGGCCATGGCCCTCGTCGCCGGCACGCTGCTCGCCACCGGGATCGCTGCCGTCATGGGCGTGCTGGCGATCCGTACCCGCGGCATCTACTTCGCCATGACGACGCTGGCGCTGTCCATGTGCGTCTACTACGCCTTCTACCAGGCGGAGGCGTTCACCGGCGGCGAGAACGGCCTGCGCGGCATCAACGTGCCGGCGCTCACCCTGCCGGGCCTGCGCCTCGACCTCCACGACCCGGTCGTGAAGTACTACGCCGTTCTGGCGGTGGTCGGGGTTGCGGTCTGGCTGTTCTCGCGCCTCCTGTCCTCGCCGTTTGGGGCCGCCCTTGAGGCGATCCGCGAGAACGAGGGCCGGGCGCAGGCCTGCGGCTACGACGTGCGCCGCATGAAGCTCGCGGCGTTCGTGATCTCCGGAGCCCTATGCGGGCTGGCAGGCGGGATTCAGGCGATCCACCTCTCGATCGTACCGATCGAGACGATGCACTATTCGACCTCCGGCCAGGCCGTGATGATGGCGCTTCTCGGCGGCATGGGCACCTTCTTCGGGCCCTTCGTCGGAGCCGCAACCTTCGCGCTCCTGCAGGACGGGCTCGCCACCGTAACGAGCCACTGGCAGCTCTTTGTAGGCGCCATCTTCATCGGTTTCGTGCTCTTCCTGCCGCTCGGCATCTGGGGCGAGGTGCTGGCACGCCTCAGAAGGGCCGGATGGTGA